In the Engraulis encrasicolus isolate BLACKSEA-1 chromosome 9, IST_EnEncr_1.0, whole genome shotgun sequence genome, one interval contains:
- the cct5 gene encoding T-complex protein 1 subunit epsilon has translation MSALGTLAFDEYGRPFIIIKDQDTKTRLSGLDALKSHIMAAKAVAGTLRTSLGPNGLDKMMVDKDGEVTVTNDGATILSMMDVDHQIAKLMVELSKSQDDEIGDGTTGVVVLAGALLEQAEQLLDRGLHPIRIADGYDRAAQIAIAQLDKISDSFPVDPNNTEPLVQTAMTTLGSKIINRCHRQMAEIAVNAILTVADMERKDVDFELIKVEGKVGGKLEDTQLIKGVIVDKDFSHPQMPKVLKDAKIAILTCPFEPPKPKTKHKLDVTCVEDYKALQQYEHEKFQEMINQIKTTGANLAICQWGFDDEANHLLLQNELPAVRWVGGPEIELIAIATGGRIVPRFCELTPEKLGAAGIVKEICFGTTKDRMLVIEECKNSRAVTIFIRGGNKMIIEEAKRALHDAVCVIRNLVRDNRIVYGGGASEIACALAVNEAADQCPSLEQYAMRAFADALEVIPMALAENSGLNPIQTMTEVRAKQVKEGNSALGIDCLHLATNDMKQQHVIETLIGKKQQISLATQVVKMILKIDDIRNPGEPED, from the exons TCTCACATTATGGCTGCAAAGGCTGTGGCTGGCACCCTGAGGACGTCATTGGGTCCAAATG GGCTTGACAAGATGATGGTGGATAAGGATGGGGAGGTGACAGTGACCAACGATGGGGCCACCATCCTCAGCATGATGGATGTGGACCACCAGATTGCCAAGCTCATGGTGGAGCTCTCCAAGTCTCAAGACGATGAGATCGGCGATGGAACAACGGGTGTTGTTG TCTTGGCCGGTGCTCTCCTGGAGCAGGCGGAGCAGCTTCTGGACAGAGGCCTCCACCCCATCCGGATCGCCGACGGTTACGACCGCGCCGCACAGATCGCCATCGCCCAGCTAGACAAGATCAGCGACAGCTTCCCCGTAGACCCCAACAACACAGAGCCCCTCGTGCAGACAGCCATGACCACGCTAGGCTCCAAAAT TATTAACCGGTGTCACAGACAGATGGCAGAAATCGCCGTGAATGCCATCCTGACAGTGGCTGACATGGAGAGGAAGGATGTGGACTTCGAGCTGATCAAGGTGGAGGGCAAGGTGGGCGGTAAGCTGGAGGACACGCAGCTCATCAAGGGAGTCATCGTGGACAAGGACTTCAGCCACCCGCAGATGCCCAAG GTCTTGAAAGACGCAAAGATTGCCATCCTCACCTGCCCGTTCGAGCCCCCCAAGCCCAAGACCAAGCATAAGCTTGACGTGACCTGCGTGGAGGACTACAAAGCTCTTCAGCAGTACGAGCACGAGAAGTTCCAGGAGATGATCAATCAG ATCAAGACCACCGGGGCCAACCTTGCCATCTGCCAGTGGGGCTTTGATGACGAGGCCAACCATTTGCTGCTGCAGAACGAGCTGCCTGCCGTGCGCTGGGTGGGCGGCCCCGAAATCGAG CTGATTGCCATTGCCACTGGCGGTCGCATCGTGCCACGTTTCTGTGAGCTGACCCCAGAGAAGCTGGGCGCAGCGGGCATCGTCAAGGAGATCTGCTTCGGCACCACCAAGGACAGGATGCTGGTCATCGAGGAGTGCAAGAACTCCAGAGCTGTTACAATCTTCATCCGTGGAGGAAACAAAATG ATCATCGAGGAGGCCAAGCGTGCTCTCCACGATGCCGTGTGCGTCATCCGTAACCTGGTACGAGATAACCGCATCGTCTACGGTGGTGGTGCCTCAGAAATCGCCTGTGCTCTGGCTGTCAATGAAGCAGCTGATCAG TGCCCGTCTCTGGAGCAGTATGCCATGAGGGCGTTCGCTGATGCCCTTGAAGTCATTCCCATGGCACTGGCAGAGAACAGCGGCCTCAACCCCATCCAGACCATGACAGAGGTCAGAGCCAAACAAGTCAAGGAAGGCAACTCCGCACTGGGCATAGACTGCCTACACCTGGCCACTAATG ACATGAAGCAGCAGCACGTAATCGAGACGCTGATTGGCAAGAAGCAGCAGATCTCCCTGGCAACGCAGGTGGTGAAGATGATCCTGAAGATCGATGACATCAGAAATCCTGGCGAGCCTGAGGACTAA
- the cmbl gene encoding carboxymethylenebutenolidase homolog → MANEAKPCPCDIGDRMEYGGLGQEIQIDHVKAYVVKPAVPSDKAVVVIQDIYGWQLPNTRYMADMLSTNGYIAIVPDFYMGKEPWSPSHDWATFQEWLEDKKPTNINKEVDVVLKYLKGQCGAKRLASVGFCWGGVAVHHIALQYPEVKAGVSVYGIVREREDRFQLKSPTFFIFAENDAVIPLDQVTVLEEHLKEKCTVDFHVKIYPGQTHGFVHRKREDINPDDKPYIQEARTDLLNWLEKYV, encoded by the exons ATGGCCAACGAAGCAAAGCCATGTCCGTGCGACATAGGAGATCGGATGGAGTACGGAGGACTCGGACAGGAGATCCAGATTGACCACGTGAAGGCTTATGTTGTCAAACCAGCTGTCCCTTCAGATAAAGCGGTCGTCGTGATTCAGGACATCTACGGATGGCAACTTCCCAACACCAGATACATGGCCGACATGTTGTCTACCAATGGATACAT AGCCATTGTACCAGATTTCTACATGGGTAAAGAGCCGTGGAGTCCATCACATGACTGGGCAACCTTTCAGGAATGGCTGGAGGACAAAAAGCCAACCAACATCAACAA GGAAGTCGACGTAGTGCTGAAATACCTAAAGGGGCAGTGTGGAGCCAAAAGGCTGGCGTCTGTGGGCTTCTGTTGGGGTGGAGTGGCTGTGCATCACATTGCCCTGCAATACCCCGAAGTTAAAGCTGGAGTATCTGTCTACG GGATCGTCCGTGAGAGAGAGGACCGATTTCAGCTCAAGAGTCCCACCTTTTTCATTTTTGCAGAGAATGATGCAGTCATTCCACTTGATCAG GTGACCGTCCTGGAAGAGCATTTGAAGGAGAAGTGCACTGTCGATTTCCATGTTAAGATCTACCCAGGACAGACACACGGATTTGTGCATCGCAAGAGAGAGGACATCAACCCCGATGACAAGCCGTACATCCAGGAGGCTAGGACAGATTTGCTGAACTGGTTGGAAAAGTATGTTTAG